In the Doryrhamphus excisus isolate RoL2022-K1 chromosome 2, RoL_Dexc_1.0, whole genome shotgun sequence genome, GATGGGAGTATATTCACCCCCCAATGTCCATAAATGGCCAGGTCCCTGTCTCCACCATTTAGCTTATATACTCTTTCTCATCTCTCACCCTACATagccaccatcatcaccatcatcatttacagtggGTCTTGAACACCACTtccgggtttttttttccatccccaCTTCCCCtcaccaccacctccaccacaATAGCAGTGGTTTGGTCAGTTGTGCTACGCGCACCACCGTAGGTTGTCTTTTAGGAAAAACATATGAATCCTCTAGGTTGTCCCCTCGTGCCATCCAGAGCACGGTGAAAAGGTAAGAATGATGTTCTAAAACAGTGTCAGGTTCTGGGACTGAGGACACGCCACTACTCCACTGTTCTATGACCACAGACCCGTCGGACCCGAGGCGTATGATGCGCATGCGTTAATTAAGCAAAAAATGTaacgtaattaatgaaataaattagttaccgcggttaacatgttatttttgacagccctataaaatatgtgaaaattgtattttaaatatttttttaaaagaattaaAAGATTATTCTCAAATCAGACATGGCTCTGTTTACCATTAGACATTGTTTCTACAGACAGAAGCTCAAATGACGGAAGTATCAAAAGGATCAAGATTTGGATTCAGGGCTACATTCACACTGCAGCATTCGACACCCAATTCGGACGTTTTGTTAAAATCAAATTTTGTATATGGTCCTTCATACTACCAAAGAAATGCAACTTCTTGTGTGAAGTCATATGCATTTCCGTGTTGACAGAAGTGAAGATTACAGCAGAGTGCggcaatttcaaggattttgtgcaatATTATGATCCTGCACAGCAGATTATGAAGAAAGAGGGCAAGACTTTTGTCTATGGCTGTTTGTGGAGAACTTGCCACAGTGTCTGTTCTGAGGAGCGCGTGTGCGTCAGCAACCGTGAGATGCTTCTCTGAAACTTTTGAAAATCATTATTGGATGACAATAAGAGCATTTGCCTACATCGTTGCGTACCTTCATCAAAGCCTCAGTATGCACGGCATGACAGTTTTTTCATGACGTGTGGGTCGGATATGTGCGACCTGACCGCCCCTACTGCAGTCGAATTGCCTACATATGTATATTCTAGCAATTTTGGTTTTAGCAAAATTGGTTTTAGCTTCTGATCGGGTTTGTATTACACAATACTGTTTGATGCGTGTGGTAACAGGCAGTGTGCTGGCACCAATTAACCTCAGGTTGTAAACGGAACCCTACCTTCATGTAGAGTATCTACATTTGGGGCCAAACAGGagattaaagaaaaatacagcatAAGAGAAAGttagcacacacacaatggTATGTTCAAAGACCGTCGAAAAAGTCACTGCtcgcaacaaacaacaaaaactttgGGATTTCTGATTGTGtatacagtttttaataaaataatggcccatatttccaaaatgaatATTGATTTACAACAAATTTACAaatgttttgtaattttattttatttttaatcattgcAGCTGAAAGTTGGGACCCCTGCCATACACAGTCATGACAGCAACATGGTGAGTGAGCCGGTGTGTGGCACGTGACGCCACGATAGCTCTGGAACACACACCACTGGTTCACACAAGCCACGCTTACCTGACATGACCAAAACAATCAATGTGGACTTTGACCTGTTTGGGTCTTGCTGCAGTGTGAGCATAACAAATAGGGCCGGGTCATATGACCTGAAAAATTAAGACTTCAAACTTTTTCATAGAGgatttaattttgaattttttgtagAAGTTTTGCTTTTACTTGATTTAGAAAAACATTAAGTATTTCAAAAATACACTGTTGAAATGTCTCGGTAACATTACAAACAACGTAGGACAACAGACAGGTGGTGAAAATGCTCACCTCTCTGGCGTTCTCCCTCAGCTGCTGCTCAGTCTTCATCACGGCATGGATGGCGCTCTCCAGCTGATCCTGAGCCAGCAGGCACTGCTTCAGCTTGCTGCCCGTTGTCGGCATCCTGGACGGGGGAAATAGGAGACATGACACGGCACGCTCAGAAATAGGCTCACGTGACCTCCGATGCTAAGAAACTAttaaaaataagttatttaaTCTTACATGCTAGTTGAGGTCATGTCCAAAAGCACTTGCTGCAAACCCCCAAGTTAAAACACTTGGGACATTAAGTACTTCACTTTGACTAAATCTCACACAAGGAACAGGACAGCTTGCCACGCCTCCTGACCACTCTGACCTGGATCAGGAGGTGGTCGCTCTCACGTGGAGTGTTTTGTGTCTTGCTGACGTTCTATATTTGTTTGAAAGTGCAATGTTACAGTTGTCATTGCCACTCGGGGAGGGGCAGACATGTCCTGCAGGGCAAAAGGCGTGGTCTTATCagctgtaaacacacacagctgATAACAACCTGCACTCTCACTGAAAACAAGCTTGACCTTTACGTCTCTTTACGTCACAATGCACGGAAAAATATCAATTTGATCATTTTGCTGACTTTGGTAGgcattactattattttaagCATTGTAGACACGACTAGTAATGCATAGTCGGTTTAATCAATGTACAATAACCAATAACGCTACCATCATAGTCACAACattcagcaacacaacattaattaattaacattaatagTCGAAATGGCTGTTTTTTGGTGTGGAGATAAAATACCAAGAAACATACCCGTACACGCGGTCGACTGCTGTAGGAAACGAAAGTGCTTAGTCGTGGAAATTAAACGTTTGCTTTGTTAACATGTCCGCCATCGCCGACTGTCAGCCTGCACGTCCGCACGATGACGTCACATGCAATCAGCAATTGTCAACACGACCGACAAACGCATTCCCATGCGCAGCGAACAAAAGAAATGTTCCAATTAGTATTCCGCGTTAAAGTGTAAATATCAAAGACTATTGGTTCAAGCCGACTGACAACACCGTAGGGGACACCAAGACACCATTTTGAAATTAGCATTAGCGCAGCTAAACTCGTCGACGCCGGTTTTGTCACATCTCAAGACGGATAATTAAACTCACCCGATGCTTCTGTTGTGGACACTTGACGTTAAAGTCGTCAGAAACAATCCCAACTGGCTTGACTGCTGCCTGGCGAGACAAGCCGTTCAGAATGTCTTGGTTTTCCCCAACACTCTAAACAGCTCGGTCGCGTTCCGAGGAGCGTAAGAAGAGGGGCGggacttcctcctcttcttcgtgCTGCCATTTGTCAGCTGACTACACAACACGGAAGTGTCATGGCCATCGCGTGGCATGGAGGCACCAAGCCACGACTACATTCGGGACGTATAGAAATAGTAAAAGATGTGGGggcattttatatatttttttatttaaaaatgtataatcacTCTCATACTTCAAAATGAGGTTTCTGACTGTTTTGTGGGGGTTCTTGCTGTTTACGTCATGACGTAGCATCGCTCACAGACGTCATTTGGTAACGCCCCCAACACGGGCGGAGTCAAACAGTTGCTTCCCCTGTGTAGAAAATGTCATTTGTTTTTACAGATACAAATCATCAGATTTGAACGGTAATCGGTACGTAAAAATCACAGGGAGCTTCCATTACAAAAACGCCACCAAGACCGAGTAAAGTGATTGAAGACTCTGAGACGCGCACAAAATGTCTGCGAACTCCGGGAACACGAACACGGAACCATGGGGAAGCTTCGACGATCACCTCGTCCAGgtaagctaacatgctaacgccatGCAAATAGTCTTTAGACTCCCATGGATCTGTCTATCGTGCTGTGTGTTGACTGGCTGTCTGACTGGGAAATTAGGAAGGGCAAATAATGGTGGCTTTGAGCAAAGGCGGTATTCTTATATTTTTTGCGTGGAATAAAGATGTCATTTGGAGCCAAGAAGTGCAGAACAGCGGCCATTTGTGGACCCcttcacattctaaaaacacaatttcacaGGGAAATACAACAGCGTAAAGTGCAATTATTCAGAGGAAAAAGTTCTAATCTAACGAGAAAGAGtcataattttaccagaataaaatgTCATTAGTAGAAACATACAAAGTTAGGTTGCAGAAAAGCTAGACAGTTTTACGATGGGAATATAGTagtaggagaataaagtcataatataacgaAAAGAACATTGACGAAGATTATTTTTGAGGAAAGGGTCTCACTtcacaataaaatatacaaaaacatacagtagACTTAATACAGTAGACTTAATACACAGAGTAATACTGTGTAATCCAGttacaatacattattttaaaggGTTATAGCGGaaaatatttggggaaaaaattgaaaaaaaagagcaaaagtgATACTAATAGTATCCTACCTCACATTTTTCTTGGAATTTATATAACTTATTAGGCCTTGTCCACATGTAGCAGGGTATTTTTTAAACTGcatatttttcctctctctgtttatggaaaaaattgtCTACACAACCTTGTATTAAAAAAAGCCTCCACACGAAAGCGTATAAATtagagctgtcaatcaatgaaaatatttgatcgcgattaatcgcattttgtTCATAGTGAACttgcaattaatcacagattggagtacgtttttatctataataagtaggggaaatctctttgtggtaaacgattccaTGTGCAACTGCCACAATAATTACATAagattttatgtttatttattgtggtGACTTACATGAAGATCAGGCCACATTTTATGACAAATATGCACAAATCCAAGAAATCCCAAAGGCTTCACGTACCTTTTCTGGCCACTGTATCTACATGGGTTTCATTAGACAACATCAAAGTGGCCTgagcatcctttgattttttacTATATGgaccttggtggaaaaagtttggacacccctgatctaaaattTTGGCGTGCTCAGCTTCCGTCACCTAAGTCATGTCCTAAAACTCCAACTTCAAAAAACTTCAAATCCAGCTAGGTGAGTGACAGTACTGTCAACAGGACTGAAACATGACCAGACAGCAGCGACTGCAGTGCATTGTGGGATTTGTAGTACCCGAGTCGGATCAGCAGCCAGTTTTTGTGCCCAGGGCGGAGGCTCGGCAGTCATCGACATGGAGAACATGGACGACACATCGGGCTCCAGCTTTGAGGATATGGGAGAGATGCATCAGAGAAtgaaggaagaagaggaagtggcGGCGGAGGCGGCGGACGCCGACGATGACGACGGAGAGTTCTTGGGCATGAAGGGGTTAAAGGGCCAGCTGGGCAGGCAGGTGGCGGACGAAGTGAGTCTCACTTTTCAGTCAAATTTGTTTGCAGTTCTGTTCCTGGCCCCCCTCAGAGGGCTCCGGTAACTGAAACCACATTAATGTATAACCGCCTCATGATATCATgacatatttaattattacgTTATTATACATACTCGCGtcaacacatccatccatctatgccaCCTATTCTCactatggagcctatcccagccagtagattcacactcacattcatatctaaaACATGTCCAAGCAGAGATTGAAACCCTGGtctttccgatctcctgactgtgataGGAATAAACCCCGGGCGTCGCTGCCATTTCCGGTGGCTGATAGGGTTTTAAGTGTTGAAATTCTGAAAACTGAATGTTTGCAGAGCATTTGGCAGAATCTTCCTCTGAAACAGCAAGTCCCACGCAATCAAACACCGCGTTTACTTACAGGTGACAGGTCTTTGCAGCACATCACAGAAAAGgagtgcttgatttgctcatgCTAACACACTTACAGCACTACAGCATGTCCCATCCCTATTCTCTGGGTGACCAGGTACCCTAAGACCTTTGATGGAGTATTTTAATACAAGTAACGTCCTGCAGTGCTCCACTGGGCTCCATTGGGGTTTGGATAAGGCCCTGGAATGAatcactcattcaatcccagccatttttcaaaagacaaccccttcaggagcagccattttagaccattgtgactgatctttcaaggaaTATTGTGTGCTATGGCTATACAAACATGGAACAAAATAAAGATTaggtttgtttctgccttttctgttctttagtaatcagcagtagaactactttcaggaaaatatcagctcccaacaagAAAAGGGTGAAAAACACCTTGTTTCATAGTAGGCCCCCTTTTAAAGACGGCCATGTGTTGTCTTCAGGTGTGGCAGGCGGGAAAGCGGCAGGCTTCCCGAGCCTTCAACCTGTACGGCAACATCGACATCCTGAGGCCATACTTTGACGTGGAACCCGTTCAGGTGCGCAGCAGGTAGGAGTCgcagccacttcctgtccagttTTCTGTCATCTGCATGCTGATTGTTGTGTTCTCGCAGGTTAATTGAGTCGCTGATCCCCGTCCGCATGATCAACTTCCCTCAGGTacgcccacttcctgtccaaaggTTTCACACCGTCCTCACTCTTGCctcaccatgtgtgtgtgtgtgtgtgtgtgtgtgtagaagatTGCAGGCGAGCTGTATGGACCTCTCATGCTGGTCTTCACACTGGTTGCCATCTTGTTGCACGGCATGAAGACGTCTGGGACCGTCATTGTGAGAagatacacacgcacacaacctCCACATCAGTGTTAAAGCAAATGGTGTTTCCATGATGTTCCAGAGAGAAGGCACTCTGATGGGGACCGCCATCGGAACGTGCTTTGGCTACTGGGTTGGAGTTTCGTCTTTCATCTACTTCCTTGCATATGTGGTTAACGCTCAGATCACCATGTTGCAAACGCTCTCCCTGCTGGTGAGTGactagagcccccccccccaaaaaaagccgCTGTTTTTGCTGACATCACATTGTCGTCTGCTCAGGGCTACGGCTTGTTTGGCCACTGTGTAGTCCTCCTGGTGAGCTACAACGtgcacttccacttcctgttctacGCGCTGTGGCTGCTTCTGGGAGGACTGTCCACCCTGCGCATGGTGACCGCAACCTTTGCCATCAGCCACCTGTCACTCCACCTTTTATAACCCTAGCACCTTTCCTGTGTGTCATCTCTTCAGGTAGCAGCGCTGTTGTCCCGTACGGTCGGTCGGACTCCCCGCCTCCTCCTGTGTGGGACGGTGTCGTTCCTCCACATGCTCTTCCTGCTCTACCTTCACTTTGCCTACCACAAAATTGTTGAAGGTGCTTCCATCATCACGTTTCAACCTTCCATTTTCTGTCAAGGTGTAAGACCTCCTGTTTTTGTGCTTTCAGGCATTTTGGACTCCCTAGAAGGACCCAACTTCGCCGCCATGCAGAGAGTGGCCAGAGACGTACCCCAAGTTAGGCTCAATTCCACCGTGACGAATGTGGCGGCGATGGCAGCGGTCGCCATTTGAGCCCCACGCAGCCATCTATGTATTTCTATTTCAAACTTATGTTGTGGTGACGCCTAAAGTGGGAACGTCTGCTTCTGGTTTCTGGGAATCGAACCATCAGCCACACGTTGCATTCTTTAGCACATGTCCACATCGACTCTGTGTAAAGCGGTATTTATTCCTCCTTGGCTCCAGATGACTCTTCACAGCACCACCAGCTAGTTTGTTAGCAACAGTGCTATCACAAAACACATTGCACAAAAAATGCTTGATATTCTTCACAATGACCATAAGGGGGCGTGGCGTTCATGGCTGTCACTCACGGCTCCCAGGAAGAGGGTGGGATGGAGTGAGCTGGAACGCCAGCGCCCCCCATTGCAGTACCTAGCCGTGACAGCACCCTTTTCCATTTGGCCTCCAAGCCAGTAGGTGTCCCCGCTGAGTCAGAGGCATGACAAGTCGTGTTGGTGTTTTATTGTTACTACTAGAACACAACACATACAGATACTATATATTTGTGTTGTATGTATAATTACATTTCCTCTTCATTTGGGGACATTAAAGAGCAAATTTGTTCTGGTATACATTTGGATGTGTCCATGCAccgtacacacacacgtttacTATTACAAGGCAAAACCTAGCCAACCTTTCCTGTTTATAAACACCTAGCCGATAACCTGGAATGCCTTTGTATGCCATGATGACCTTTTTCCATCCACCTTCCATATCTTTTATCGTGATCCTgcctcccccacccccaaagTAACACATTCGTATGTTTCCTTGTACTGAAATAGTCGGATTACGAAAATCATTCGGTTTCCCAATGTGCCCACATTCCAGTACAACGTCCTAGCTGCACGCCATCTAGTTGGATCATTGGTCGTGTGCATTCCAAAACACCAGATGGCGCTAACGCTCCTTTCAGGACGGAAGTCTTTAACTTTATTGTGTAATACACACGCCCAGTACAGTCTGGTAGGATGGCGAGTTAACATTAGCCAAACCAAATAAAGTCATCGCGGGTAAATGTTTTGGCTGGTTGACCTGTTACGTCCCACATTAACAAGCCGGACGTGAACGGAACAGCCTAGTACAGGTCGTAAGTGTATTGTAACACTCTACGTTCAGCCAAACACCAGACGGGCGGAACAACAGCCGTTTTTTATTAACAATGATTCCTAACAAGGGCTACAGTCGCGGCCGTAACCCACGCACACAACTCTCGAACATACGGGttctgcctcacttcctgtccgtcaccccttttccttcccaaccccggaacatatctctccatggcaacacatgCGCAAATACAACACGTAACACATAATACCCCTAAGGGTCATGACAGTATGTTAATATAGTGACAGATTTGAACTACTATGGCGCTTGTGGTACCTTGGAATTGCTGGATCCGGGTCAGTGGCAAAGACCGGCTGGAAGGATACCCCGATACCGCTTCAGGTTTGCTATTTACTGTACAAGCTTGATGGTTGGGACTCTGAATAAGTCATTGTTCCTCCATTACCACTGCAAAGACGTTTGTATCCTCCTTCTACGGTCTGGGTGTCGTCCAGTGTTCGTCAAAATGTGTAGTTCGAGCTCCGGCAGATGGAGCTTCGTCCTCTACTTTGAATTGAATGATTTGCTTCCGGGTTACAGAGACTGGCGCCTGCGCATAACGCCAGTTCCGCCCTGTTGAACATGATTTTCAGGCGCATAATGTAGGTATGTTAATAGGATCCTTAAAAACGTTAAAGCATGATATAATCAAAATTAAACATACGTCTTAAAAGCTGTCCCCAAGACAACTCATGCACTAATTCGAACTTCGCCGTCGAAAACGAAGAAGAGCAGacctgctctgtgattggccggctaATTTCCGGACGTGACGTTAACAAGTAGCACGCCGAGTTTGAGCGCGCTTGTTCATTGGGAAAGCTTTAGTGAATAAAAGAAACAATAACCATGAAGATTTATTTTTGTGGAAGTATCCGTGGCGGGAGAGATGACGTGCAACTTTACCAGAAAGTGGTCCAAAAACTTCAGAAGTTCGGAACCGTCCTCACCGAACACGTGAGCAGCGACACGCTCACGGacaaaggtcagaggtcacttcTCTCTGTGATAACTTGGCAGAGTACTGTGTAGATAGAACAGTTTGTTGTGTGACGTCACCGCTGTGATTGGACAGGAGAGGGGTCGTTAGGAGACCGAATCATTCACGACCGGGACCTGGACTGGCTCCGTCAAGCTGATGGTAACACTCATTAGCATTACGGCAAGTCAACCTGAAAGGCTAACTTGCTTGCTAACTCTTGTTGTTCGTCCACAGCTGTCGTTGCCGAGGTGACGCAGCCGTCGCTGGGCGTGGGCTACGAGCTTGGCCACGCCTACGTGATGAGGAAGAGGATTCTGTGTCTCTTCAGGCCTTCATCAGGACGTAGTAAGTGCTTGGTTTAGCTGAGATAAATGATGTCTaacattgtcaaaaattgtTAAATTCTTTTTGTCATGTGACACCATGTGACTTCCGCTCACAGCGTTGTCGGCCATGATCCGAGGGGCGGCAGATGGCGAGCTGATGATGGTGCGAGACTATAGTGAGGAGCACCTGGACCATGTTCTGGATCAGATTCTGGACGAGTTCTTCAAAACAAAGCCAGCCGAGCCTCTCTGAAttgtacttcctgtcttttattttgaaggtcatcTCCCCCTCATATAAGAGGACCTGTGACTTCCTGGCCACCTTCACAATAAACACATTTGATAAAGTGAAGCATCAAacgtggtcatgtgaccagttAGGGTAGCAAGACACCACAAgtcttaacatttttaatttgaaaatatacATCAGCTTACAAATTGAGAAAataaaagcattcattcatcatttgaaGCACTTTTGTCAAACAGAAGTAAAGGAAATGAAATTACGGGAACGTTTGAGTCGGGACGCTTGCAGTGCAAAGGTCAGCGACGGTGAGAGCACCTGTTGGCGAGGAGGCGGAGTTACATTAAAGTTCCTGTCCGTCACTTTGCAGAGCGGCCATGTTGTCACATGTTTGCTTAGTAAACACAACAAGCTAGCACAGATTGTGAAAAGCACGtcaactaataaataaaatactgacAATGACGTTTTTGTGTGACAAGCATTTCCTGTGTGCAGCCCTTCTGATGCATTGTGGGACGTGGCCAATGTCATTTACTGTCCTTTCAGAAATATTGATGGCAAAATAGGATTAAAAGACAAAATGATGGACTTTTGGACGTCTAAAAGAGCAAAGCCCAGGCGTCTCCGTGACGaccgaggaagaggaggccccCCCTGAGAGAAAGAATAAAAACGACGACGACAAGAAGCGATGACTCATTAAAGTTGTAGAAGGAAAATCTATTTTTACTCCGACTGTCTCCTctgaaatattgaaatgatgaagatgaggaagacTCCACTGCCTTTGGGCGTTCTTGCAGCAGCCGAtgaggcttttattttgttagcaGCCTGTTTCAACTCCCACGTTTTCCATCGAATAATTCCGGACAACAACAGTCCTCCGATGTTAGCaaagcacaacacacacacacacacacgtcccaCAATGCAACAGTGGCGGCGTCTGTAACCTCATCACCTAACCGGAAAATAacttattttgaaataataagACTTGTGATCGTCGTCAGGTGAATTTGACATTAACGATGTCGGCGGTGATTAATagcagtcaatcaatcaatcattcacgTGTCGTCGTGAGGAAGAAAAAGTTCATCAAGAAACGAAAAGGAGAAGACAagcgtgctaacatgctagcacgctAACATGTTAGCGGCGGTGCGCAACACAaataaaagtactcaaaattattttttttctttgtgattGATGAGAAACGGTAGCCCCGCCCCACAGTGGATGATGACTGtgtctgacctttgacctgacgTGGTAGCAGATGTTAGGCACGGAAAGCGTGTGCACGTATGGCTGTATCCTGGGTGGGTGTGACGTCTAACCTGGGTGGGCGGGGCTTCAGTCCATCAGGTGCTGGTGGGCGTGGCTCAGGCCGTCCTTGCGGTGCAGGTGATGCACGCCCATCCTCTTGGGACTCCTGTGAGGTCGCGGCAGAGCCGCCGCAGCGTAGGCGGAGTCAAAGTCCAGGAGGCGAGGAGGGACTtcccgctcctcctcctcctcttcccggCGTGCGTCGGCGTGGTGCGTCGTCATCGCGACCGCGGTGTCCCCGCTACCGCCGTCTTCATCCAGCTTCATCAGGAGCCGCTCGCCACCGTCCACAGAGTCGCCGCTGCCGCCGTACTGGCCCCTCCCGTAGGGGCGTGGCTCCGTGTCAGTGTCGGTGTCGAGGCTGGAGCCGCGGCTTGGAGTCCAGCTGTGGGCGGACGACCCCTCCTCGCCATCGGAGTACGCCGCTCGATGGCGCTCCGACGAGGCCGCCGCGCCCGCCGCCTGCTGCGGCTGCGCGGCCATCTTGTCCACGAACACACGCTGCCAGTTGGCCAGAAGATCCTCCTCCGAGCTGCCGGAGCTAGTGAGAACGCTGGGTGCCTGTGGGCGGAGTTTAAGTCATCTGATCACAATCGTTGATCCATGCCACATTAACACCCAATAATTTGATGATCAATGACAACATGAATGTGGGCGGGGCTTTACTGACCTGTGGGGGGCTGCTGAAGGGGCTAGATTGGTTGGATGGCAGCTCCACACCGGCGTCCTGCCTCGAGGGCTGAATCCGTCCGCCGCCTGAGAGGGTGGGGCTTCCGTGAGGCGGGTCGTCGTTCTGCACCAGGCTGAGCGAGATGGCCTGGCGCGTGGCGTAGGTGCAGTTAGGCAGCGGGCTGTTCTTGGGGATCTTCACTTTGTCGTCTGAGGAAAATTCGATGACCTTGCGACCCGGGTACAGCGGGTTgggcggtggcggcggtgggTACGGGTTGAGCTTGTCGAAGGACGGCGTGCCGCCCGCCTCCTCGCCCACGTCTAGACTGCTTTGGCTCTGACACGAGCCGTTGAGCGTGGCCGTGTCCTCGTCGCCGCCCTCGTCACGACCGCGTC is a window encoding:
- the tjap1 gene encoding tight junction-associated protein 1 isoform X4; this translates as MTSAAPARKPYRKAPPQHRETRQALPATPPPQMQQLDDSQDVLSDSDRIRILQQQNEDLRRRLSLSTHKMEAMEAEFDGGRHYMEAELSRTREDLDKMRDKFRRLQNSYTASQRANQDLEEKLHALLRKVERDKKTMDQEIVELTNKLLEAKNTIDHLEELNERYRQDCNLAVQLLKCNKSHFRNHKFADLPAELQDMLNKHMKSSLPERSPAPSGQDPDTLSLTPSDVVPTSVIARVLEKPEPLLLNSAQSSSCGWPVAEDVFVHVDMTGPQAAPAEGRGRDEGGDEDTATLNGSCQSQSSLDVGEEAGGTPSFDKLNPYPPPPPPNPLYPGRKVIEFSSDDKVKIPKNSPLPNCTYATRQAISLSLVQNDDPPHGSPTLSGGGRIQPSRQDAGVELPSNQSSPFSSPPQAPSVLTSSGSSEEDLLANWQRVFVDKMAAQPQQAAGAAASSERHRAAYSDGEEGSSAHSWTPSRGSSLDTDTDTEPRPYGRGQYGGSGDSVDGGERLLMKLDEDGGSGDTAVAMTTHHADARREEEEEEREVPPRLLDFDSAYAAAALPRPHRSPKRMGVHHLHRKDGLSHAHQHLMD
- the dnph1 gene encoding 2'-deoxynucleoside 5'-phosphate N-hydrolase 1, giving the protein MKIYFCGSIRGGRDDVQLYQKVVQKLQKFGTVLTEHVSSDTLTDKGEGSLGDRIIHDRDLDWLRQADAVVAEVTQPSLGVGYELGHAYVMRKRILCLFRPSSGRTLSAMIRGAADGELMMVRDYSEEHLDHVLDQILDEFFKTKPAEPL
- the tjap1 gene encoding tight junction-associated protein 1 isoform X3, whose product is MTSAAPARKPYRKAPPQHRETRQALPATPPPQMQQLDDSQDVLSDSDRIRILQQQNEDLRRRLSLSTHKMEAMEAEFDGGRHYMEAELSRTREDLDKMRDKFRRLQNSYTASQRANQDLEEKLHALAAVSQTWVHALRKVERDKKTMDQEIVELTNKLLEAKNTIDHLEELNERYRQDCNLAVQLLKCNKSHFRNHKFADLPAELQDMLNKHMKSSLPERSPAPSGQDPDTLSLTPSDVVPTSVIARVLEKPEPLLLNSAQSSSCGWPVAEDVFVHVDMTGPQAAPAEGRGRDEGGDEDTATLNGSCQSQSSLDVGEEAGGTPSFDKLNPYPPPPPPNPLYPGRKVIEFSSDDKVKIPKNSPLPNCTYATRQAISLSLVQNDDPPHGSPTLSGGGRIQPSRQDAGVELPSNQSSPFSSPPQAPSVLTSSGSSEEDLLANWQRVFVDKMAAQPQQAAGAAASSERHRAAYSDGEEGSSAHSWTPSRGSSLDTDTDTEPRPYGRGQYGGSGDSVDGGERLLMKLDEDGGSGDTAVAMTTHHADARREEEEEEREVPPRLLDFDSAYAAAALPRPHRSPKRMGVHHLHRKDGLSHAHQHLMD
- the yipf3 gene encoding protein YIPF3, whose product is MSANSGNTNTEPWGSFDDHLVQGGGSAVIDMENMDDTSGSSFEDMGEMHQRMKEEEEVAAEAADADDDDGEFLGMKGLKGQLGRQVADEVWQAGKRQASRAFNLYGNIDILRPYFDVEPVQVRSRLIESLIPVRMINFPQKIAGELYGPLMLVFTLVAILLHGMKTSGTVIREGTLMGTAIGTCFGYWVGVSSFIYFLAYVVNAQITMLQTLSLLGYGLFGHCVVLLVSYNVHFHFLFYALWLLLGGLSTLRMVAALLSRTVGRTPRLLLCGTVSFLHMLFLLYLHFAYHKIVEGILDSLEGPNFAAMQRVARDVPQVRLNSTVTNVAAMAAVAI